From Pseudovibrio sp. Tun.PSC04-5.I4, a single genomic window includes:
- a CDS encoding DUF423 domain-containing protein, which translates to MDKEQAMPENAGDVAGSDQTRLKLGHGLGLGLALGGVCGVIAVLSSAAASHATDNQYLMIISQITMMHAAAFVGLGVAHGITSSRGIAFAMLLLIAGVGLFCGDLAQRLFVGEKLFDFAAPTGGMLMVLGWLVVFLCGLKRMMKG; encoded by the coding sequence ATGGATAAGGAGCAGGCAATGCCGGAAAATGCTGGTGACGTGGCGGGATCTGATCAGACGCGCCTTAAATTGGGTCATGGACTAGGGCTTGGTTTGGCACTTGGCGGTGTTTGCGGTGTCATAGCTGTTTTATCTTCTGCTGCAGCCTCTCATGCGACCGACAATCAATACCTGATGATTATCTCTCAGATTACGATGATGCATGCGGCTGCTTTTGTGGGTCTTGGCGTTGCTCATGGCATTACCTCTTCCAGAGGTATCGCCTTTGCCATGCTGCTTTTGATTGCCGGAGTTGGCCTGTTTTGTGGTGATCTGGCTCAGCGCTTGTTTGTTGGCGAGAAGCTGTTTGATTTTGCCGCTCCAACCGGAGGTATGCTGATGGTGCTCGGGTGGCTTGTGGTGTTTTTATGTGGTCTGAAGCGGATGATGAAAGGTTAG
- a CDS encoding glycosyltransferase family 2 protein, protein MSSSLAEASIEVSVVIPAKNERDNLPHLLDEIAEALKGRAFEAIVIDDGSTDDSLEVLQRYAGTHPFLRLFHHKKSCGQSCSVRTGVLNARGTYIATIDGDGQNNPAYFPDLLAALEKGGESIGLAAGQRLGRKASVFKRYASKAANKLRGAILKDNTRDSGCGLKVLRRDVFLRLPYFDSWHRFLPALVIREGYGVVHVDVVDRERAYGVSKYGIFDRALVGILDLFGVWWLRRRRKAIPETMVISDILFLHEQGEK, encoded by the coding sequence ATGAGCAGCAGTCTTGCTGAAGCTAGTATTGAAGTCAGTGTCGTTATCCCTGCAAAGAATGAGCGAGATAACCTTCCACACCTCCTTGACGAAATTGCTGAGGCGTTAAAGGGCCGAGCTTTTGAGGCAATTGTCATTGATGATGGGTCTACTGACGATAGCCTTGAGGTTCTTCAGCGTTATGCTGGTACGCATCCTTTCCTGCGGTTGTTCCACCACAAGAAATCTTGCGGGCAAAGCTGCTCTGTCCGCACAGGGGTGCTCAATGCACGTGGAACTTATATTGCAACCATTGATGGTGATGGGCAGAATAATCCGGCCTACTTTCCTGATCTGCTCGCGGCGCTTGAAAAAGGCGGGGAGAGTATTGGCCTTGCCGCTGGGCAGCGGCTAGGTCGCAAGGCCAGTGTATTTAAGCGTTATGCATCTAAAGCGGCGAACAAACTACGCGGGGCAATTTTAAAAGATAACACGCGTGACAGTGGGTGCGGGCTTAAGGTTCTGCGCCGGGATGTCTTCCTCAGGTTGCCTTACTTTGATAGCTGGCATCGCTTTCTGCCTGCACTTGTGATCCGTGAAGGTTATGGCGTTGTTCATGTTGATGTCGTTGACCGTGAACGCGCATATGGTGTTTCCAAATACGGCATTTTTGATCGCGCGCTTGTCGGCATTCTTGATTTGTTTGGTGTGTGGTGGCTGCGTCGCCGCCGGAAGGCAATTCCTGAAACTATGGTGATATCAGATATTCTTTTCTTACATGAACAAGGAGAGAAGTAG
- a CDS encoding ABC transporter permease subunit (The N-terminal region of this protein, as described by TIGR01726, is a three transmembrane segment that identifies a subfamily of ABC transporter permease subunits, which specificities that include histidine, arginine, glutamine, glutamate, L-cystine (sic), the opines (in Agrobacterium) octopine and nopaline, etc.), whose protein sequence is MSISTVPAEKSFQFSYLWRDSRYRSYTIQIIALIVALSVVMMLVMNVVDNLADLGKDFNFGFLFEPAGYGIDQTLVNYSSASLHWEAALIGLLNTLLIAFLACVAATVIGVTVGILRLSPNWVVSRLMAVYIESVRNVPLLLQILAWWTVIISAFPKPKLAQAELGGAFVATNRGLYLPAFTFEGAYLAVVAVLLASITGIFIFRSWAKKQQDATGRILPVGLYSLGILIVPTTLMYFIAGMPIGLEFPVLKGFNYVGGTKAGASLVALWLALSIYSGAFIAEIVRAGIMAIDKGQSEAASALGIRPNRIMRLVILPQSLRIIIPPMISNYLNITKNSSLAIAVGYMDLTGTLGGVTLNQTGREMECMLLLMAIYLVISLSISGVMNAYNESVKMKGR, encoded by the coding sequence ATGAGCATTTCAACCGTTCCAGCCGAAAAAAGCTTCCAGTTCTCTTATTTATGGCGAGACTCGCGCTACAGATCTTATACGATCCAGATAATTGCACTTATAGTTGCCCTGTCCGTCGTCATGATGCTTGTGATGAACGTGGTAGATAATCTGGCTGACCTTGGCAAAGATTTCAACTTTGGGTTTCTTTTTGAGCCAGCTGGCTATGGCATAGATCAGACGCTGGTGAACTACAGCTCAGCATCACTCCATTGGGAGGCAGCCCTTATCGGCCTCCTCAATACACTTCTTATTGCATTTTTGGCGTGCGTTGCTGCTACCGTCATAGGTGTTACTGTTGGTATCTTGCGCCTTTCTCCAAACTGGGTCGTTTCCCGTTTGATGGCAGTTTATATCGAGAGCGTGCGCAACGTACCCTTGCTGCTGCAAATCCTCGCTTGGTGGACAGTGATAATTAGTGCTTTCCCAAAGCCTAAACTTGCCCAAGCTGAACTTGGTGGTGCGTTTGTTGCAACTAACCGTGGTCTTTACCTACCTGCATTTACCTTTGAGGGGGCTTACCTCGCTGTTGTTGCAGTTCTTTTAGCGTCTATCACGGGTATTTTCATCTTTCGCTCCTGGGCTAAAAAACAGCAGGATGCAACGGGGCGGATCCTACCCGTGGGGCTTTACAGCCTTGGCATTTTAATTGTTCCCACCACCTTGATGTACTTCATTGCTGGTATGCCAATTGGTCTTGAGTTCCCAGTTCTCAAAGGCTTCAATTACGTAGGTGGCACAAAAGCTGGGGCGTCTTTGGTGGCGCTTTGGTTAGCGCTTTCCATCTATTCCGGCGCATTTATTGCAGAGATTGTTCGCGCTGGCATCATGGCTATCGATAAGGGACAGAGCGAGGCGGCCTCCGCACTCGGTATTCGCCCAAATCGGATCATGCGGCTTGTGATTTTGCCGCAATCTCTGCGGATTATCATTCCACCCATGATTTCCAACTACCTGAACATCACCAAGAACTCTTCCTTGGCGATTGCCGTTGGTTATATGGATCTGACTGGTACGCTTGGCGGTGTAACTCTGAACCAGACCGGTCGTGAGATGGAGTGTATGCTGCTTCTGATGGCAATATACTTGGTAATTTCCTTGAGTATTTCCGGGGTGATGAACGCCTACAACGAATCCGTAAAAATGAAGGGGCGCTAG
- a CDS encoding amino acid ABC transporter substrate-binding protein: protein MKKMILPVALGAMFAAASFSAASAGTLDDVKERGKLRCAVSTGLAGYSYTDENGKWQGFDVDYCRAVAAAVLGDPDAVEFSPTTGKTRFTALASGEVDILSRNTTWTFSRDADLKFTFLGVSYYDGQGFMVKKSLGVTSAKELDGATVCIQTGTTTELNLSDYFTANGMSFEPLPMETNTEGRANYLADACDVYTTDASGLAASRATFENADDHLVLPEIISKEPLGPLVRHGDDQWADIGRWVLNAMKIAEEKGITSANADDLAANSNDPEVKRLLGQAGEMGASLGLNNDFALVAIKAVGNYGEVFERHLGTKTKVNLARGLNAMWTEGGLQYSPPFR from the coding sequence ATGAAAAAAATGATCCTTCCAGTTGCGCTCGGTGCAATGTTTGCAGCAGCTTCGTTCTCAGCAGCTTCTGCTGGCACTCTTGACGATGTGAAAGAGCGCGGCAAATTGCGTTGCGCTGTTTCTACAGGACTTGCAGGATATTCCTACACTGATGAAAACGGTAAATGGCAGGGCTTTGACGTAGATTACTGTCGCGCTGTTGCTGCCGCAGTTCTTGGTGATCCGGATGCAGTCGAGTTCTCACCAACAACTGGTAAGACCCGCTTTACAGCGCTGGCTTCCGGTGAAGTTGATATCCTATCGCGTAACACGACTTGGACATTCTCCCGTGATGCCGACCTGAAGTTCACCTTCCTGGGTGTGAGCTACTATGATGGTCAAGGCTTCATGGTGAAGAAGTCACTTGGTGTGACCTCTGCGAAGGAGCTAGACGGCGCGACTGTATGTATCCAGACAGGTACAACAACTGAGCTGAACCTATCCGACTACTTCACAGCAAACGGCATGTCTTTTGAGCCGCTGCCTATGGAAACCAACACAGAGGGCCGCGCAAACTACCTTGCTGATGCTTGTGATGTTTACACAACAGATGCGTCCGGCCTTGCTGCTTCCCGCGCTACGTTTGAAAATGCAGACGACCACCTTGTTCTTCCAGAAATCATTTCCAAAGAGCCACTTGGTCCGCTTGTGCGTCATGGCGATGATCAGTGGGCAGATATTGGTCGCTGGGTTTTGAATGCAATGAAAATTGCTGAGGAAAAAGGCATTACCTCTGCAAATGCAGATGACTTGGCTGCAAATTCCAATGATCCAGAAGTAAAACGTCTGCTTGGCCAGGCTGGTGAGATGGGTGCATCTCTTGGGTTGAACAACGACTTTGCGCTTGTTGCGATTAAAGCAGTTGGCAATTACGGCGAAGTCTTTGAACGTCACCTGGGTACAAAAACCAAGGTTAACCTTGCTCGTGGCCTGAATGCAATGTGGACCGAAGGTGGTCTGCAGTACTCTCCGCCATTCCGTTGA
- a CDS encoding amino acid ABC transporter permease yields the protein MSDSSVAFVATFDRPQLPAPQGTTGAIGWVRQNLFSSALNSILTLATIFAVFWVMPGFIDWAFVKSVWNANSLDECRQISDGACWAVVKERYNQFLFGFYPSELYWRPVLAFVLLFLALAPALWEDMPGRSKALIFSLVYPFVAFTLIWGGFLGLEPVASGKLGGLLLTLIIGVSGISFSLPIGIVLALSRSSNLPIVKSLAVIFIEFIRGVPLITLLFVAHVLLNYFLPKGVNFDILLRVVIMVTFFASAYMAEVIRGGLAALPKGQYEAADALGLGYWQSMRLIILPQALKISIPGIVNTFIGLFKDTTLVLIIGLMDPLGLVAPTLADQRWNGIVVELYAFIAFMFFIFCFAMSRYSMYLERKLHTGHR from the coding sequence ATGAGTGATAGTTCTGTTGCATTCGTTGCGACCTTCGATAGGCCGCAGTTACCCGCCCCTCAAGGGACCACTGGTGCCATTGGGTGGGTCCGTCAAAACCTGTTTTCCTCCGCGCTGAATTCCATTTTGACGCTGGCTACTATCTTCGCCGTGTTTTGGGTCATGCCCGGCTTTATTGACTGGGCGTTTGTAAAATCTGTCTGGAATGCGAATTCGCTGGATGAATGTCGTCAGATCAGTGATGGGGCATGTTGGGCGGTGGTGAAGGAACGCTATAATCAGTTCCTGTTTGGTTTTTACCCAAGCGAGTTGTACTGGCGTCCGGTCCTTGCCTTTGTATTGCTGTTTCTGGCTCTGGCTCCTGCTTTGTGGGAGGATATGCCGGGTCGCAGTAAGGCGCTGATCTTCTCGCTGGTTTACCCATTTGTTGCGTTTACGCTGATTTGGGGTGGCTTTTTGGGTCTGGAACCCGTGGCTTCTGGTAAGCTCGGTGGGCTGCTGCTTACCCTGATTATTGGGGTGTCTGGTATTTCCTTCTCATTGCCAATTGGGATTGTGCTGGCGTTATCTCGTAGTTCTAACCTGCCAATAGTGAAGTCACTGGCTGTTATTTTTATCGAGTTTATTCGCGGTGTGCCGTTGATTACCTTGCTGTTCGTTGCGCATGTTTTGCTCAACTATTTCCTGCCAAAGGGCGTGAATTTTGACATCCTGCTGCGCGTTGTTATCATGGTGACCTTCTTTGCCAGTGCTTATATGGCTGAGGTTATTCGTGGTGGTTTGGCAGCCTTGCCAAAGGGACAGTATGAAGCTGCCGATGCGCTGGGTCTTGGATATTGGCAGAGCATGAGATTGATTATCTTGCCGCAAGCGCTCAAGATTTCCATCCCAGGTATCGTGAATACATTCATCGGTTTGTTTAAAGACACCACATTGGTATTGATTATTGGCCTTATGGATCCGCTTGGATTGGTTGCGCCAACGCTTGCAGACCAACGTTGGAATGGTATCGTTGTAGAACTTTATGCGTTTATCGCGTTCATGTTCTTTATCTTCTGCTTTGCAATGTCCAGATATTCGATGTATTTGGAACGCAAACTGCATACCGGCCATCGCTAG
- a CDS encoding lipid-A-disaccharide synthase N-terminal domain-containing protein, whose protein sequence is MLTGLYQWFYEVFIVKWDFWVLWGFIAQIMFMMRFMIQWIASERVGRSIVPVAFWFFSIGGGALLLTYAIVKKDPVFIAGQGLGLIIYFRNLWLIYKEKRKDPNF, encoded by the coding sequence ATGCTTACTGGTCTGTATCAATGGTTCTATGAAGTCTTTATTGTAAAATGGGACTTTTGGGTTCTTTGGGGTTTTATTGCGCAAATCATGTTTATGATGCGCTTTATGATCCAATGGATAGCGTCAGAACGGGTTGGCCGGTCAATTGTGCCAGTGGCCTTCTGGTTCTTCTCAATCGGAGGGGGGGCACTTCTGTTGACCTACGCAATTGTCAAAAAAGATCCTGTCTTCATCGCTGGGCAGGGGCTCGGTTTGATCATCTATTTTCGAAATTTATGGCTTATCTACAAAGAAAAACGCAAGGATCCGAATTTCTAG
- a CDS encoding M3 family metallopeptidase → MSETAKVLLEDWKTPFGLPPFSKIKAEDFADAFGEAFTAGEQNFDRIAQDPAEPTFENTIVALETAEDALEQVASVFFNLSSANTNEAMQQVERDVSPKLAAYSSKKLLNPALFKRIEVLKSNEASLGLNPEQSRVLERYYTMFQRAGAGLGAEGKERVAQINERLATLGTKFAQNVLADEASYKLVLEKESDLEGLPDFLIKAASAAAEERGEPGKYAITLSRSSIEPFLQFSKRRDLREEAFTAWAKRGENPGETNNAAIVRETVQLRNEKAKLLGFQSFADFKLDDAMAKTTGAVEDLLSNVWAPAKARALEETADLQEMAQTEGDNIEIAPWDWRYYSEKVRSAKHNLDEAEIKPYFQLDQMIEAAFYTATKLFGLTFKELKDQDLYHPDLRMFEVFDKNGDHLGIFLGDYFARPSKRSGAWMSAFRSQQKLKGDIRPIIVNVMNFSKAPEGEPTLLTFDDARTLFHEFGHGLHGLMSNVTHPLISGTSVARDFVELPSQLFEHWLDQPEILKTFARHYKTGEAIPQELLDRLLAAANFNQGFATVEYLATAIVDMAIHKEEKLDGLDPAQIEAKVLDEIGMPKEIIMRHRIPHLMHAFSGDGYSAGYYSYLWSEVMDADAFQAFEETGDAFDTDTAKRLEKSIYSAGGSQDPAKAYLDFRGKMPSIEPLLKGRGLVS, encoded by the coding sequence ATGAGTGAGACCGCTAAGGTTCTTCTGGAAGACTGGAAAACCCCATTTGGACTTCCACCCTTCTCAAAAATTAAGGCAGAAGATTTTGCTGATGCCTTTGGAGAAGCCTTTACAGCGGGCGAGCAGAATTTTGATCGCATTGCACAAGACCCGGCAGAGCCAACATTTGAAAACACAATCGTTGCGCTGGAAACGGCTGAAGACGCGTTAGAGCAGGTAGCTTCCGTGTTCTTCAACCTTTCCTCCGCCAACACCAATGAAGCCATGCAGCAGGTGGAGCGGGACGTTTCGCCAAAGCTGGCCGCGTATTCTTCTAAAAAGCTGCTAAACCCAGCCTTGTTCAAGCGCATTGAGGTCCTCAAGAGCAATGAAGCGTCTTTGGGTTTAAACCCGGAGCAATCCCGCGTACTCGAGCGCTACTACACCATGTTCCAACGCGCAGGTGCCGGGCTAGGCGCAGAAGGCAAGGAGCGGGTTGCGCAGATCAACGAGCGTCTCGCCACGTTGGGCACCAAGTTTGCACAAAACGTTTTGGCGGACGAAGCCTCCTATAAACTTGTGCTGGAAAAGGAAAGTGATCTGGAGGGCCTTCCGGATTTCCTCATTAAAGCTGCAAGCGCTGCGGCTGAAGAACGTGGTGAACCCGGCAAATACGCGATCACACTCTCTCGCTCCTCCATTGAACCATTTCTCCAGTTCTCCAAACGCCGCGATCTACGCGAAGAAGCCTTCACTGCATGGGCAAAGCGCGGAGAAAATCCCGGCGAAACCAACAATGCTGCTATCGTTCGCGAAACTGTTCAGCTTCGCAATGAAAAGGCAAAACTTCTGGGCTTCCAGAGCTTTGCTGATTTCAAGCTGGATGACGCAATGGCCAAAACCACTGGCGCAGTGGAAGACCTGCTAAGCAATGTGTGGGCACCAGCAAAGGCAAGAGCGTTGGAGGAGACCGCTGACCTGCAGGAGATGGCTCAGACCGAGGGGGACAACATTGAGATCGCCCCTTGGGACTGGCGCTACTATTCTGAGAAAGTGCGCAGCGCCAAGCATAATCTGGATGAGGCGGAAATCAAACCGTACTTCCAACTGGACCAGATGATTGAGGCCGCCTTTTATACAGCAACCAAGCTGTTCGGCCTCACCTTTAAGGAGCTGAAGGATCAGGATCTCTACCACCCAGACCTGCGCATGTTTGAAGTCTTCGACAAAAATGGCGATCATCTCGGCATCTTCCTTGGCGATTACTTTGCCCGCCCGTCCAAACGCTCTGGCGCATGGATGAGCGCTTTCCGCTCCCAGCAGAAACTCAAAGGCGATATCCGCCCAATCATTGTCAACGTCATGAACTTCTCAAAGGCACCGGAAGGCGAACCAACCCTTCTCACTTTTGACGATGCCCGTACCCTGTTCCATGAATTCGGGCACGGCCTGCATGGTCTCATGTCCAATGTCACCCATCCGTTGATCTCAGGCACCAGCGTGGCGCGTGACTTTGTTGAGCTCCCATCCCAGCTCTTTGAGCATTGGCTGGATCAACCTGAAATCCTGAAGACATTTGCACGCCACTACAAAACCGGTGAAGCGATCCCTCAGGAATTGCTGGACCGCCTGCTGGCAGCCGCCAACTTCAACCAAGGTTTTGCAACAGTCGAATATCTGGCAACCGCGATTGTCGATATGGCGATCCATAAAGAAGAAAAACTGGATGGTCTGGATCCGGCACAGATAGAAGCGAAGGTTCTTGACGAAATCGGCATGCCAAAAGAAATCATCATGCGCCACCGCATACCACACCTCATGCATGCGTTCTCTGGAGATGGATACTCAGCTGGCTACTACAGCTACCTCTGGTCAGAAGTAATGGATGCAGATGCATTCCAAGCCTTTGAAGAAACCGGTGATGCGTTTGATACTGACACAGCAAAGCGACTGGAAAAATCCATCTATTCTGCGGGTGGATCTCAGGATCCAGCAAAAGCTTATCTGGATTTCCGCGGAAAGATGCCAAGCATTGAGCCATTGCTGAAAGGCCGTGGATTGGTGAGCTAA
- a CDS encoding glycosyltransferase family 39 protein — MSPADSDTDNGQLRVWLRICGRDWLAPVVLLVVCLSLYLPGLFAVPPLDRDEPRFAQASKQMMESGNYVTIHYQDQARNKKPIGIYWMQVGAAKLLGYGETAPIWVFRLPSVFGAVIAVLLSYWAARAFFAEPASFVAALLVALALILNVEARLAKTDAVLLACVVLSQGALARVWMAQQKRAVWSTALLFWVGLGLGTLIKGPIILLVCGLTILFLSIWDKRISWLRGLAPVTGSLLYILIVAPWLVVVHIESDGAFFRDALGGDLWAKVGSGRQSHGAPPLTHFLAMFLIFWPIPSFFLVIFKRIRQKLNLNCYRFLLCWLIPPWIIFELVSTKLPHYTMPMMPALALLVGGLLVQETHKPAGLYVRYTAMFLLVLVPLAIAVGVIVGPVLLDLWPSPPAAVLCGLAVIMAVSAAHKFVRSKPLEAMPSVYASAVLMFVGFWMFAVPALTKVWISPKLVEAVSSIAKCGSTEVASAGFNEPSFVFLQGTQTQLLSAEKAARFLAAGVQGAALSEGTCRVALVEGRQLDRFDAEVLQLGLKTSEAPSVSGININGGKTLLVHIFYVGGATQ, encoded by the coding sequence ATGTCTCCAGCGGACAGTGATACAGATAATGGCCAGCTTCGGGTGTGGCTAAGGATATGCGGGCGTGACTGGCTTGCACCCGTTGTGTTGCTCGTTGTTTGTTTGAGCTTGTATTTGCCTGGGTTATTTGCGGTTCCACCGTTGGACCGGGATGAGCCGAGATTTGCACAGGCCTCCAAGCAGATGATGGAGAGCGGAAACTACGTCACCATCCATTATCAGGACCAAGCTCGTAATAAAAAGCCCATTGGTATTTACTGGATGCAAGTTGGAGCTGCAAAGCTGCTGGGGTATGGCGAGACTGCACCCATTTGGGTGTTCCGGCTGCCTTCTGTTTTTGGAGCTGTGATTGCAGTCCTATTAAGTTATTGGGCGGCAAGGGCCTTTTTTGCTGAGCCAGCGTCCTTTGTTGCTGCCTTGCTTGTCGCTTTGGCTTTGATTCTGAATGTGGAAGCGCGTCTGGCAAAAACTGATGCGGTTTTGTTGGCGTGTGTCGTGCTTTCCCAAGGTGCTTTGGCGCGCGTATGGATGGCGCAACAAAAACGAGCGGTATGGTCTACTGCACTCCTGTTTTGGGTGGGGTTGGGATTAGGCACTCTTATTAAGGGGCCGATTATTCTGCTGGTTTGCGGCTTGACCATTTTGTTCCTGTCTATTTGGGATAAGCGGATCAGCTGGCTTCGCGGATTGGCACCTGTGACGGGTTCTTTACTCTACATTCTGATCGTCGCACCATGGCTTGTAGTTGTGCATATTGAGAGTGATGGTGCCTTTTTCAGGGATGCTCTTGGAGGAGACCTCTGGGCGAAAGTTGGATCTGGGAGGCAAAGCCACGGGGCACCGCCGTTAACCCACTTTCTCGCCATGTTTCTCATTTTCTGGCCGATTCCATCTTTTTTTCTTGTTATTTTTAAGAGAATTAGGCAAAAGTTGAATCTAAATTGTTATAGATTCTTATTATGTTGGTTGATCCCGCCCTGGATCATTTTTGAATTGGTTTCAACAAAACTTCCGCACTACACGATGCCGATGATGCCTGCGCTTGCCTTATTGGTAGGTGGCTTATTGGTACAGGAAACACATAAGCCTGCCGGATTGTACGTGAGATACACGGCTATGTTTTTGCTGGTTCTTGTCCCGCTGGCCATTGCTGTAGGGGTGATTGTCGGGCCGGTTTTGCTGGATTTGTGGCCTTCTCCACCGGCGGCGGTGTTGTGCGGGCTTGCTGTCATCATGGCGGTTTCGGCTGCGCATAAGTTTGTTCGGAGCAAACCTCTTGAGGCGATGCCTTCTGTCTATGCATCGGCTGTGTTGATGTTTGTTGGGTTCTGGATGTTTGCAGTGCCCGCCTTAACGAAGGTTTGGATTTCTCCAAAGCTCGTTGAAGCCGTGAGCAGCATTGCAAAATGTGGGAGCACAGAGGTTGCTAGTGCAGGGTTTAACGAGCCAAGCTTTGTATTTTTGCAAGGCACACAAACACAATTGCTTAGCGCAGAAAAGGCAGCTCGCTTTTTAGCTGCTGGAGTGCAGGGGGCGGCCCTTTCTGAGGGAACCTGCAGAGTTGCGTTGGTGGAAGGACGACAATTGGACCGCTTTGATGCGGAAGTCCTTCAGTTGGGATTGAAGACTTCGGAAGCACCTAGCGTATCCGGTATTAATATAAATGGCGGTAAAACATTGCTGGTACATATATTTTATGTAGGTGGGGCGACGCAGTGA
- a CDS encoding phosphatase PAP2 family protein: MSIDDGAVDTLERPGEKPSSQDDCNAATPADRDVKAPELYLEASSYEKGSSERRSVSTVLKSYIRVGAVNFGAFYKAASTIIGNRKARSSVAVPLVPQMLQVQNVAAVLIALCGVAMVFLDPSSPIWARGLPGSYHDVFETITDFGKSDWILFPTGIWILAMIFGGWHNLSFRRKMAVSYFTVYGSYLFFVVAMSGLLAIVLKWNIGRARPGLFDEVGPLRFDFFAWQAKFSSFPSGHSTTAGALIVALALMFPKLRWLIVVIGLWIGASRVLVGAHYSSDVIAGLIVGSVFAYMCARWMARRRLGFRFCKLGRIHPNMNSFSANRCIRSLLGAKNIRPVQGRSRSVSARMD; the protein is encoded by the coding sequence GTGAGCATTGATGATGGTGCTGTAGACACCCTTGAAAGACCAGGAGAGAAGCCATCTTCTCAAGATGATTGCAATGCAGCAACACCCGCAGATAGGGATGTAAAGGCACCTGAGCTTTATTTGGAGGCCTCTTCCTATGAGAAGGGCTCCAGTGAGAGACGATCTGTCTCGACTGTTTTAAAATCTTATATACGCGTTGGCGCTGTAAATTTTGGTGCGTTCTATAAGGCTGCCAGCACAATAATTGGCAATCGCAAAGCGCGGAGTTCTGTCGCTGTTCCTCTCGTGCCACAAATGTTGCAAGTTCAAAATGTTGCAGCGGTGCTGATTGCTTTGTGCGGCGTGGCTATGGTGTTTCTTGATCCGAGCAGCCCGATTTGGGCTCGCGGTCTACCCGGCAGCTATCACGACGTTTTTGAGACAATCACTGATTTTGGTAAATCTGACTGGATATTATTCCCAACAGGCATTTGGATTCTAGCCATGATTTTTGGTGGTTGGCACAACTTGTCGTTTCGTAGAAAGATGGCAGTCTCTTACTTTACGGTATATGGGAGTTATCTGTTCTTCGTTGTTGCCATGAGTGGACTTCTGGCCATTGTTTTGAAGTGGAACATAGGCAGAGCGCGTCCAGGGCTTTTTGATGAAGTTGGCCCTCTGAGGTTTGATTTTTTCGCCTGGCAGGCCAAGTTTTCAAGTTTTCCTAGCGGGCATTCTACAACCGCGGGCGCCTTGATAGTGGCTCTTGCTCTGATGTTTCCCAAATTGCGCTGGTTGATTGTCGTCATTGGTCTATGGATTGGCGCCAGCCGTGTCCTAGTTGGGGCTCATTATTCAAGCGATGTCATTGCTGGCCTTATTGTGGGCAGTGTCTTTGCCTATATGTGTGCTCGTTGGATGGCTCGTCGGCGCCTTGGGTTCCGCTTTTGTAAGCTTGGGCGGATCCACCCTAACATGAACAGTTTCTCTGCAAACCGGTGCATTCGCTCTCTTTTGGGGGCGAAAAATATTCGCCCTGTGCAAGGGCGAAGCCGATCTGTTTCTGCCCGGATGGACTGA
- a CDS encoding CAP domain-containing protein: MRREIRLSAAVVLAASVAGCASFSAGPTKDVQLSHIQINKQEALRQTNAWRTKYSLPPVKLDPHLNDVSQDMADHVAQLDSLKTRKHSASSLIKRTQASGYKSSAGAENLGAGYASISAAMTGWKTSADHNKNLLNKNVTHMGIARTNRPDGTYRNFWVMTLAAPKTPVTATGFSTVSLPFPIQ, encoded by the coding sequence GTGCGTCGGGAAATTAGACTATCCGCAGCTGTAGTGCTGGCTGCAAGCGTAGCTGGCTGTGCCAGTTTCAGTGCAGGACCAACAAAAGATGTGCAGCTTTCGCATATCCAGATCAACAAGCAGGAAGCGCTCCGTCAAACCAATGCATGGCGCACGAAGTACTCTCTCCCACCAGTAAAGCTGGACCCGCATCTCAATGACGTTTCGCAGGACATGGCGGACCACGTTGCACAACTGGATTCTTTGAAAACCAGAAAGCACTCCGCATCCAGCCTGATTAAACGTACCCAGGCAAGCGGTTATAAATCCTCTGCTGGAGCAGAAAACCTTGGTGCAGGATATGCGAGTATTTCCGCCGCCATGACAGGCTGGAAAACCTCTGCCGACCACAACAAAAACCTGTTGAACAAAAACGTTACCCATATGGGCATTGCCAGAACCAATCGTCCCGATGGCACCTACCGAAATTTCTGGGTCATGACGCTGGCGGCTCCAAAAACACCTGTCACCGCAACGGGTTTTTCAACCGTCTCGCTCCCCTTCCCGATCCAATAA